GCTAGGACAGCGCCACCCACACACCGTCACGCATGAGCACACGCCCGGCGATCTCGGCCTCGTCGCGCCACGCCAGGATGCGCTGCGCCCGCAGGACGGCGAACGCCTGCCCCTGGATCCCCCGCGGGTCCCAGTCCGCCTGCGCCGCGTACAGCTCGCCCAGGTCCGCATCGTCGGCGACGTCGACTACGCGTTCCAGCACGGCGTCGACGAGCACGACGTCACGGGTCGCGCCGTACGCCAGGCGCGCCGCACCCGTCGCCTCCAGGTTGCGCATGGTGCGCGTCCTGCGCGCGGACGCCAGCAGCACCCGGTCACCGGGCAGCCAGGCCGGGGTGAGCGGAACCAGGTACGGCTCACCGGCAGCCGACGACGTCGCGACCCACGCGTCCACGCCGGGCGCACGCAGCGCGGCCAGGGAGTCGGCGGCACGATCGAGGTCACGGCGCTCACCGTAGAGGCCACGCCCCGACACCACCACCCCCGAGTGACGCCAGTCACCTCCAGCCCGTAGGTTGGGCCGCATGCTGCTCGCGCACGACGACGCCCCCGACAACGGGGCCGCGCCCGCCGTCCTCCTCCTGCACGCCGGGGTCGCCGACCGGCGCATGTGGAGCCCCGTCGCCGGCCACCTCACCCACGCGTTCCACGTCATCAGCCCTGATCTGCGCGGGTACGGCGACACGCCCCTGCCGCCCGAGGAGTACGCCGACGCCGACGACGTCGCAGCCCTCCTCGACCACCTCGGTATCCAGGACGCCGCCGTCGTCGGCGCCTCGTACGGCGGACGCGTCGCGCTCGAGCTCACCGCCCGCCACCCCGCACGCGTGCGCCAGCTCGTCCTCCTGAACCCCGCGCTGCGCGGCATCGCCCCCACGGCCGACGCCCGCGCCGTCGATGAGGCCGAGACGGCACTGCTCGACGCCGGTGACGTCGAAGGCGCCGTCCGGCTCAACATCACCACCTACCTCGGCGCCGGGGCCTCGCTCTCGACCCGCGAGGCGCTCGCGGGCATGCAGCGGCACGCGTTCGAGGTGCAGCTCGCCGCCGACGAGGACGCCGAGCGGACCGGGGAAGGACCCCGCCCCGTGAGCGTCGACGTCGACCTCGCGCGCATCGCCGTGCCGACGCTCGTCGTCTCCGGCGCCCACGACCTCGACCACTTCCGGGAGGTCGCCCGGCACATCGCGCGGACCGTCCCTGGCGCCGAGCACGTAGAGCTGCCGTGGGCCGCCCACCTGCCGTCGCTGGAACGTCCCGGCGCCGTCGTCACCCTCCTGCTCGACGCGCTGCGCGACGACCCGGACGTCCACGCCCCGTAGAGGGTGCCGTCACGGACGCGGCACAGCCACGACCTGCACGAGTTCCTCGAGGCCGCGGAAGTCGTCGGGGTTGGTCGTGTACAGCGCCAGCCCATTGGACCGGGCGACCGCGGCGATCATCAGGTCCGCCACTCGACGACGCGGGGTCCTCCCCGCGTCGCGAACCGCCGCCGAGATCACGCCGAAGGCGCGCGCAGCTTCGGCGTCGAACGAGAGTGGGTCGAACTCGTTCTCGACGCGCTGCAGCACGTCTGTCCGTCGCGCGCGCTCCGCGCGGGCCTCGGCATCGTCGCCGACGACCAGCTGGACTCCGGCGGAGAGCTCGGCGAGTGTGATCGCGCTGATCGCCATCTGGTCCGGGAGGTCACCAGGGTCGACGACGGTGCGAAGGATCAGGATGTTCGTGTCGAGGAGCCCGACGGTCGCGTCAACGCTCAAAAGGGTCGCCCAGGTGCGAGTCGAACGCTGCATCCTGATCCGCGCGGAAGGCGTCGACATCGACGCGTGGGGCATTGCGCGACATCGCCGCGAACTCCGACCGGCTGACGAATCGACGACGGCGTCGCAGCGGGACCAGCGCACCGATCTCCTGACCGTCGCGGGTGACAGTAAAGGTCTCACCCCGTTCGACAGCATCCATGATCTCGCGCGAGCGCATGCGCAGGTCGCGCTGGCTGATGTGCGGCTGGGACATGGACATGGCAAACATCGTACGGGGGTGTGGCACCATGTGCCACACCCCCGCAAGATCACGCGTACGCCCGTCTCGGCGGCCGTCAGTCGACGCCGAACTCCATGGCGGCGGCGTCCAGGAGCTGCTCGCCCTCGGGGGCGACGCCGCGCGAGGCGATGGCCTGCGCGCCGCCCTCCTCGAGCTCCAGCTCGCCGATCAGCGGCGTCGGCTCCCCCGCACCGATGAGCGCCGCGTGCGCGCCGCCCACCAGGCCGAGAGCCGCGTACTGCTCGAGCTTGGCTCGCGAGTCCGCGATGTCGAGGTTGCGCATGGTGAGCTGGCCGATGCGGTCCGTGGGGCCGAACGCCGAGTCGGCGACGCGCTCCATCGACAGCTTGTCCGGGTGGTAGCTGAACGCCGGGCCGGCCGTGTCGAGGATCGAGTAGTCCTCGCCGCGGCGCAGGCGCAGCGTCACCTCGCCCGTGATGGCCGAGCCGACCCACCGCTGCAGCGACTCACGGATCATGAGGGACTGCGGGTCGAGCCAGCGCCCCTCGTACATGAGCCGGCCCAGGCGACGCCCGTCGTTGTGGTACTGCGCGACGGTG
The Xylanimonas cellulosilytica DSM 15894 DNA segment above includes these coding regions:
- a CDS encoding type II toxin-antitoxin system VapC family toxin; amino-acid sequence: MPHASMSTPSARIRMQRSTRTWATLLSVDATVGLLDTNILILRTVVDPGDLPDQMAISAITLAELSAGVQLVVGDDAEARAERARRTDVLQRVENEFDPLSFDAEAARAFGVISAAVRDAGRTPRRRVADLMIAAVARSNGLALYTTNPDDFRGLEELVQVVAVPRP
- a CDS encoding type II toxin-antitoxin system Phd/YefM family antitoxin, which encodes MSMSQPHISQRDLRMRSREIMDAVERGETFTVTRDGQEIGALVPLRRRRRFVSRSEFAAMSRNAPRVDVDAFRADQDAAFDSHLGDPFER
- a CDS encoding alpha/beta fold hydrolase; this translates as MLLAHDDAPDNGAAPAVLLLHAGVADRRMWSPVAGHLTHAFHVISPDLRGYGDTPLPPEEYADADDVAALLDHLGIQDAAVVGASYGGRVALELTARHPARVRQLVLLNPALRGIAPTADARAVDEAETALLDAGDVEGAVRLNITTYLGAGASLSTREALAGMQRHAFEVQLAADEDAERTGEGPRPVSVDVDLARIAVPTLVVSGAHDLDHFREVARHIARTVPGAEHVELPWAAHLPSLERPGAVVTLLLDALRDDPDVHAP
- a CDS encoding pyridoxamine 5'-phosphate oxidase family protein, coding for MSGRGLYGERRDLDRAADSLAALRAPGVDAWVATSSAAGEPYLVPLTPAWLPGDRVLLASARRTRTMRNLEATGAARLAYGATRDVVLVDAVLERVVDVADDADLGELYAAQADWDPRGIQGQAFAVLRAQRILAWRDEAEIAGRVLMRDGVWVALS